A portion of the Candidatus Pristimantibacillus lignocellulolyticus genome contains these proteins:
- a CDS encoding NPCBM/NEW2 domain-containing protein — protein MNKMIAIATSAALLINISIGAVPVFANQVQSNYEVRTLVENNVNNVNQASTAPFDLYGKDVLVDYNAVYKMDNANIASITNNGGNYPNSQIQKAIDGNMATHWETGKPNSAIFTNEVIFNLNESTSLDRIVYAARQSGAPGKGFAQQFEIYSSATDNGDDFTLVSTGEYKGSTGHTIEIKFAATEFKRIKFVFTKANQDWASAAEFSFYMEDKVRDAISDIFTDGTMSSVVTAYNQVDKINALDTEAQAHPLYSMFRDQLELAKKLVNSEVDLEGTIITAEQRGDMRKHAQQNLRVNFGVNNQPTGFVAMPGETVNIYVDVKSTDKLPSVVFSQQEAAWNVWATSIQLRPGKNTITVPRFAKNSYYAHDVTPGGTVYIVNPYTAEEQGKAPLIRFEGLEKIPFMTADTDPEEFKTFLIDYKQRLDADKAANPNVKDRQLIDVVEMVSDHVIFTGTATIAYNTFITQGNNPMDTITGYDAWMKTMFDFYGFDGSSILHDPKLIRENIRLMQPFGAMYAAGDHTGIQMGTVSTMLADFNKSYPGWGLNHEIGHRLAVGEREYGEITNNMLSMLMSVHANSIDNRVAIDNRIPYESTIYKYVIEENKVVMNDQPLFAALGAYWQLELAHPGYWTELNRMYRERKVSLANGDNSKQQYLVEFSSEVLGMDLSSYFARHGFTVNPETREKTAVYPAPKKLWYLNNTLINYEGTGITSKDIAIKVGITANATAKSNTLNFTIDKSVKEDFLGYEIYRNDKLVGFTGTDQFIDQNIDPSVNYTYTIIGYDKKLNTLNPLSVKAFIPTLSVEDQVTLKLNQPFDPMNYVKATNYQGKDITSEVVVKSNNVNVSRKGNYEVVYEVKNEQTTETKTTNVTVTSNYMYASDLNAQSAKVGSGAFQKDKAANGGIITLNRHGLPVTYSKGLAAHANSEVIYNIEGRGYDFFESYIGIDQAAKGRPSSATFEIYVDGEKVFNSGVFLSNTEHEYVKVAVTGAKEIKLVTTDANNNGNNYDHTVWADAKFTNNSSMPTLTVPEEMGVVKLNDEFDILSGVEAFDIEDGNLIEQVDVQLNEFNTDKTGTYIIQFTVTDSDGNTVTQTRTVVVYSSSQYATDVEWDSARTDYNVVRKDKSSTNATIKLLVNGETKEFAKGIGTHANSEIVYNVGNTNYEYFETYIGVDRNISAQNNSSVIFKIMADGQEVYNSGLMKYNTEAQFVRIPVKGIAQLTLIVDNAGNGNASDHGNFADAKFLILNSIPELTIGASTSTKVGQAISVSAEYLAIDAEDGNITSQVVVTGEEKVNFNRAGQYPITYTITDKDGNTITKTRIIAVVDMEDFKYVSDYDWKSTQNSYTAPKKDIAISGKVLRLTDENNAEVTYAKGIGAHSNSTIVYDLTDKDVNYFTSFVGVDRQMYNTVGSVTFEVYVDGEKKFDSGLMNSRDVLQQLEVNLSGAKELKLVVTDGGNGNGSDHAVWGDAKFHYANGDRLYTSDLVTAIEATNAISLDGYTSESIAALQNSLSSAEAVLANEDATQAEIDAALVALQKATGELTLIDFTQVITISDKYLNEAIKKTLAITGEITLGDMYNLTTLTCDSRRVRSLDGLQYAKNLVTLDIAGNEVADFSPLQDLTKLDNLIADPQFVEVGTLQGPIVEVANVVKNIDGNYVIPTTAGVRNNATFNETIFDVNEWAANPDKFTLDLSNEDKGVYTFVLNYEVAGNHVMMIYMIDNK, from the coding sequence ATGAACAAAATGATCGCAATCGCGACATCTGCAGCGCTGTTAATTAATATTTCAATAGGCGCGGTTCCAGTATTTGCTAATCAAGTTCAAAGTAATTACGAAGTGAGAACGCTAGTAGAGAATAACGTGAATAACGTTAACCAAGCTTCTACAGCACCATTTGATCTTTATGGTAAAGACGTTCTAGTGGATTACAATGCAGTGTACAAAATGGATAACGCTAATATTGCATCAATTACGAATAACGGTGGCAATTATCCTAATTCACAGATTCAAAAAGCTATTGATGGAAATATGGCTACCCATTGGGAAACGGGCAAGCCAAATAGCGCAATATTTACTAATGAAGTCATTTTTAATCTTAATGAATCTACATCATTAGATAGAATCGTCTATGCTGCTAGACAATCTGGTGCTCCTGGCAAAGGTTTTGCGCAGCAATTTGAAATTTATAGCTCTGCTACAGATAATGGCGATGATTTTACACTTGTATCGACAGGTGAGTACAAAGGATCAACAGGTCATACTATTGAAATAAAATTTGCAGCGACAGAATTCAAACGAATTAAATTCGTATTTACAAAAGCGAATCAAGATTGGGCAAGTGCTGCAGAATTTTCTTTCTACATGGAAGATAAAGTTAGAGATGCTATTAGTGATATTTTCACAGATGGCACAATGAGTTCAGTTGTAACAGCATACAATCAAGTAGATAAAATTAATGCATTAGATACGGAAGCGCAAGCTCATCCGTTATATTCTATGTTCAGAGATCAACTAGAATTGGCTAAAAAGCTAGTAAACAGTGAAGTAGATCTTGAAGGTACAATCATAACAGCTGAGCAACGTGGAGATATGCGAAAACATGCACAGCAAAATTTGAGAGTGAATTTTGGCGTGAATAATCAGCCGACTGGCTTTGTAGCTATGCCGGGAGAAACAGTTAATATCTATGTAGATGTAAAGTCTACAGATAAGCTGCCTTCAGTCGTCTTTTCTCAACAAGAGGCTGCTTGGAACGTTTGGGCAACATCAATACAATTACGTCCAGGTAAAAATACAATTACAGTACCTAGATTTGCAAAAAATAGTTATTATGCTCATGATGTAACTCCAGGTGGTACTGTATATATTGTTAACCCATATACGGCTGAGGAACAAGGAAAAGCACCGCTTATACGCTTTGAAGGTTTAGAGAAAATACCATTTATGACGGCAGATACAGATCCAGAAGAATTTAAGACTTTCTTAATTGACTATAAACAAAGATTAGATGCAGATAAAGCTGCAAATCCAAACGTTAAAGATCGTCAATTAATCGATGTCGTAGAGATGGTAAGTGATCATGTTATATTTACAGGAACAGCTACAATAGCGTACAACACGTTTATAACGCAAGGTAATAATCCTATGGATACGATTACTGGCTATGATGCCTGGATGAAGACAATGTTCGACTTCTACGGTTTTGATGGTAGTAGTATCCTTCATGATCCCAAATTGATTCGCGAAAATATTAGATTAATGCAACCATTTGGAGCGATGTATGCAGCAGGTGACCATACCGGTATCCAAATGGGAACGGTGAGCACGATGTTAGCTGACTTTAATAAGTCATACCCTGGCTGGGGATTGAATCACGAGATTGGGCACCGTTTAGCTGTTGGTGAACGCGAATATGGAGAAATAACGAATAACATGCTATCCATGTTAATGTCGGTTCATGCTAATTCTATAGATAACCGTGTCGCAATAGATAACCGTATTCCTTATGAAAGTACTATCTATAAATACGTTATCGAAGAAAATAAAGTAGTAATGAATGATCAGCCTCTCTTCGCGGCCCTTGGAGCATATTGGCAGTTAGAATTAGCTCATCCAGGATATTGGACGGAGCTGAATAGAATGTATCGTGAACGCAAGGTTTCTCTTGCTAACGGAGATAATTCTAAGCAACAGTATTTAGTGGAGTTTTCTTCAGAAGTGCTTGGCATGGATTTAAGTAGTTATTTTGCTAGACATGGATTCACAGTTAATCCAGAGACAAGAGAGAAAACAGCTGTATATCCTGCCCCAAAAAAACTTTGGTATTTGAATAATACATTAATTAATTATGAAGGAACGGGAATAACTAGCAAAGATATAGCGATAAAAGTAGGTATTACTGCTAATGCTACTGCAAAGTCTAATACATTAAACTTTACGATAGACAAATCCGTTAAAGAAGATTTCTTAGGCTATGAGATTTATAGAAACGATAAACTTGTAGGATTCACTGGTACGGATCAATTCATTGATCAGAATATAGATCCGAGCGTGAACTATACTTATACGATTATCGGCTATGATAAGAAGCTAAATACGCTTAATCCATTATCGGTTAAGGCATTCATTCCAACGTTATCCGTTGAAGATCAAGTGACATTGAAGCTGAATCAACCGTTTGATCCTATGAATTATGTGAAGGCAACGAACTATCAAGGTAAGGATATTACGAGTGAAGTTGTTGTAAAATCCAATAATGTTAATGTATCACGTAAAGGGAATTACGAGGTTGTATATGAAGTGAAGAATGAACAGACAACAGAAACGAAGACGACAAACGTTACAGTTACGAGTAATTATATGTATGCTTCTGATCTGAATGCTCAATCAGCCAAAGTAGGCTCGGGGGCTTTCCAGAAAGATAAAGCCGCTAATGGAGGCATCATTACACTTAATAGACATGGACTTCCGGTAACTTATAGTAAAGGACTTGCTGCACATGCCAATTCTGAAGTGATTTACAATATTGAAGGAAGAGGTTATGACTTCTTTGAAAGTTATATTGGTATCGATCAAGCAGCCAAAGGTAGACCATCTTCCGCTACATTTGAAATATATGTAGACGGAGAAAAAGTATTCAATAGTGGGGTATTCCTATCAAATACGGAACACGAATATGTAAAAGTAGCTGTAACAGGAGCGAAAGAAATCAAACTCGTTACAACAGATGCTAATAATAATGGTAATAATTATGACCATACGGTATGGGCTGATGCCAAATTCACTAACAATTCTAGTATGCCAACATTAACTGTACCTGAAGAGATGGGAGTCGTTAAGTTAAATGATGAATTCGATATTTTAAGTGGTGTAGAAGCATTTGATATCGAAGATGGAAACTTAATTGAACAAGTTGATGTGCAATTGAACGAATTCAATACCGATAAAACGGGTACTTACATTATACAATTCACAGTTACGGACAGCGATGGAAATACAGTTACACAAACAAGAACAGTTGTCGTGTACAGTTCTAGTCAATACGCAACTGATGTGGAATGGGATTCTGCAAGAACAGATTATAATGTTGTAAGAAAAGATAAATCAAGCACTAACGCCACAATAAAATTACTTGTTAATGGTGAAACGAAAGAATTTGCAAAAGGGATAGGAACACATGCCAATTCAGAGATCGTATATAACGTTGGTAATACGAACTATGAGTATTTCGAAACGTATATTGGCGTTGACCGTAATATTTCAGCTCAAAATAACTCTAGTGTCATCTTTAAGATTATGGCTGATGGTCAAGAAGTATATAATAGTGGGTTGATGAAATACAATACTGAAGCCCAATTCGTTAGAATACCAGTTAAAGGTATTGCACAATTAACACTAATTGTAGACAACGCAGGTAACGGTAATGCTTCTGATCACGGAAACTTTGCAGATGCTAAGTTTCTAATTTTGAATAGTATACCTGAGCTTACAATTGGAGCGTCTACTTCAACTAAAGTAGGACAAGCAATATCAGTAAGTGCTGAGTATTTAGCTATCGATGCTGAAGATGGCAATATCACTTCGCAAGTTGTCGTTACTGGTGAAGAGAAAGTTAACTTCAATCGTGCGGGACAGTATCCAATCACGTACACTATTACTGATAAAGATGGCAACACGATTACAAAAACAAGAATCATTGCTGTAGTGGATATGGAAGACTTCAAGTATGTGTCTGATTATGACTGGAAGTCTACACAAAATAGCTATACTGCTCCTAAGAAAGACATCGCCATTAGTGGTAAAGTATTACGATTAACGGATGAAAACAATGCCGAAGTTACGTATGCTAAAGGAATTGGCGCACATTCTAATTCTACGATTGTATACGATCTAACCGATAAAGACGTTAATTACTTCACTTCATTTGTAGGTGTTGATCGACAAATGTATAACACTGTAGGTTCAGTTACCTTTGAAGTTTATGTAGATGGAGAGAAGAAATTCGATAGTGGATTGATGAATTCAAGAGACGTGCTTCAACAACTTGAAGTTAATCTCAGTGGTGCAAAAGAGCTTAAGCTAGTCGTAACAGATGGAGGGAATGGTAACGGATCAGACCACGCAGTATGGGGAGATGCGAAATTCCACTATGCAAACGGAGATCGACTGTATACGAGCGATCTAGTAACGGCAATCGAAGCGACGAATGCTATTTCACTAGATGGTTATACTTCTGAAAGTATTGCAGCATTACAAAATAGTTTAAGTAGTGCAGAAGCAGTGCTTGCAAATGAAGATGCTACTCAAGCTGAAATTGATGCGGCCTTAGTAGCTCTGCAGAAAGCTACAGGGGAATTAACACTAATAGACTTTACTCAAGTCATTACGATAAGCGACAAGTATTTAAATGAAGCGATTAAAAAGACTTTAGCAATAACGGGTGAGATCACACTGGGCGATATGTACAACCTTACGACACTAACTTGTGACTCTAGAAGAGTTAGATCACTTGATGGTTTACAATATGCGAAAAATCTAGTAACTCTTGATATTGCAGGTAATGAAGTAGCAGACTTCTCGCCATTGCAAGACTTAACGAAATTGGATAACTTAATTGCAGATCCTCAATTTGTTGAAGTGGGTACTTTACAAGGGCCGATCGTTGAAGTTGCGAATGTAGTTAAAAATATTGACGGCAACTATGTTATCCCTACTACAGCAGGCGTTCGTAATAATGCAACGTTTAATGAAACAATATTTGATGTTAACGAATGGGCAGCAAATCCAGATAAATTCACACTTGATCTTTCTAATGAAGATAAGGGAGTTTACACATTTGTGCTGAATTATGAAGTGGCAGGTAACCATGTCATGATGATTTACATGATTGATAACAAATAG
- a CDS encoding methyl-accepting chemotaxis protein, which yields MEPLLKKMSSFSIRTKLFALSILILILSFAVMGYQESVRMKETIQGEALEKAQSDLQTGYAIIDLRHPGPWHVEEGKLYKGETLINDNYDIVDIIGELTNGDTATIFLGDTRVTTNVMIDGKRAVGTKVSDAVAEKVLKEGEIYLGQANVVGHTYQAAYMPIKDNGGSVIGIWYVGAPDANERIINISKEIVRDVIIEAIIILAIAMLLYFLLTRPIINRIKASANCLEIIANGDLSQKEVEVKSNDETGVLMKSVNKVTKDLNAILTRVQDTSHHVAASSEQLMASTEQTSEASEQISTAIQEIALGSEKQLTNLSFANESVAEISRGMDQASQLIQNMADYSATVNDNAQYGTETVTQAIAQMNQVHRTVDETAKVIHVLEEKSKEIDEVVEVITQIASQTNLLALNAAIEAARAGEHGKGFAVVADEVRKLADQSGKSADKVSELIGQVQAESYKAVQSMNLGTKVVKQGMEQVNQTGVVFHEIVTAIAEISSQSQEVAAIVQEVNANSHEMVSIMEQVSTISQQSSYSTQCVAASVEEQNASMEEVSTSAANLGHMAEDLRKLIDKFKV from the coding sequence ATGGAACCATTACTTAAGAAAATGTCATCATTTTCGATCCGTACCAAGCTTTTTGCGCTATCTATACTCATATTAATCTTATCTTTTGCTGTGATGGGTTATCAAGAGTCGGTCCGAATGAAGGAGACGATTCAAGGAGAAGCGCTTGAGAAAGCACAGTCTGATTTGCAGACAGGGTATGCCATTATTGATCTTCGACACCCAGGGCCTTGGCATGTCGAAGAAGGGAAGTTATATAAAGGTGAAACTTTAATTAATGATAACTATGATATTGTGGATATAATTGGGGAGCTGACTAACGGAGACACAGCGACTATTTTCCTTGGAGATACACGTGTTACTACCAATGTTATGATAGATGGCAAGCGAGCAGTTGGGACAAAAGTCTCGGATGCAGTAGCGGAAAAAGTGCTTAAAGAGGGGGAAATATATCTAGGTCAAGCCAATGTGGTGGGCCATACATATCAAGCAGCATATATGCCGATTAAAGATAACGGGGGTTCAGTTATTGGAATATGGTATGTTGGTGCTCCAGATGCGAATGAAAGAATTATAAATATATCTAAAGAGATTGTTCGAGATGTTATTATAGAAGCAATAATAATTCTTGCGATAGCAATGTTACTCTATTTCTTACTTACTCGACCGATCATCAATCGTATTAAAGCATCAGCTAATTGTTTAGAAATTATCGCTAATGGCGATCTTTCTCAAAAAGAGGTTGAAGTTAAGAGTAACGATGAAACAGGAGTATTAATGAAATCTGTTAATAAAGTGACGAAAGATCTTAACGCTATTTTAACTAGAGTGCAAGATACATCACATCATGTTGCGGCATCATCAGAACAACTAATGGCAAGCACGGAACAAACGAGTGAAGCATCTGAACAAATAAGCACTGCTATCCAAGAAATTGCATTAGGCTCAGAAAAACAATTAACGAATTTGTCGTTTGCTAATGAATCTGTTGCAGAAATTTCTAGAGGCATGGATCAAGCTTCGCAATTAATTCAGAATATGGCAGATTACTCTGCTACCGTTAATGATAATGCCCAATATGGTACGGAGACGGTCACACAAGCTATTGCTCAGATGAATCAAGTACATCGAACGGTTGATGAGACGGCAAAAGTAATTCATGTGTTAGAAGAGAAATCAAAAGAAATAGATGAAGTGGTTGAAGTTATCACACAAATTGCTAGTCAGACGAACTTATTAGCTCTTAACGCAGCCATTGAAGCTGCACGCGCAGGTGAACACGGCAAAGGATTTGCTGTTGTTGCAGATGAAGTAAGAAAACTAGCTGACCAATCAGGCAAGTCAGCTGACAAGGTTAGTGAACTAATCGGACAAGTTCAAGCTGAATCTTATAAAGCAGTTCAATCAATGAATCTCGGAACGAAGGTAGTTAAGCAAGGGATGGAGCAAGTTAATCAGACGGGTGTTGTATTCCATGAAATTGTAACAGCCATTGCTGAAATCTCTTCACAAAGTCAAGAAGTTGCCGCTATCGTACAAGAAGTTAACGCTAATTCACATGAGATGGTTAGTATTATGGAACAGGTATCTACAATATCACAACAATCTTCATATAGTACACAATGTGTAGCTGCGTCCGTGGAAGAGCAAAATGCTTCAATGGAAGAAGTATCTACATCTGCTGCTAACTTAGGGCATATGGCAGAGGATTTGAGGAAATTAATAGATAAATTCAAAGTGTAA
- a CDS encoding spore germination protein, which yields MKPHYFTSPLTNRDNNDIAQQSEPIITTVFRSIAENINYLEINFLKSQDLKNRRFVFNQKECIAFYFETLVDQDKLQQNFFLQLSEFTSKFNEANYPFRNLSNTTSLDEVTQKLLAGFSAIYIDGEQRVFFIETAANFARSSSEPENERVIRGSHQGFVENLTINLNLIRHRIVDKSLYVEYITLGDRSNTKVALTYIKGLADENIVETALTRLESISTDMVFSTEFLEEFIEDSTASPFPQMLNTERPDRVEANLMEGKIAILSEGSPTALLIPSTFFAFYQSPDDYNSRVYVGTFIRVIRLFSFVVAVTLPAIYIAVIGFHYGVMPQQLAITVKGSIDNIPYPPLVEAFIMELTIELIREAGIRLPSAIGTTISIVGGLVIGDAIVKAGLVSNTMIVVVAMTAIACYVVPSSEMSSAVRLLRFPMMLAASILGFVGIVFGLMILLIHLCKLESFGSPYFAPVAPFRWNGLKDAILRMPIFWNKNRHINRYSKKMKK from the coding sequence ATGAAGCCCCATTACTTTACATCGCCCCTAACAAATCGCGACAATAATGACATAGCTCAACAGTCTGAACCTATAATTACAACTGTTTTCCGTTCAATAGCAGAAAATATTAACTACCTTGAGATTAATTTTCTTAAATCACAGGACCTCAAAAACCGTCGCTTTGTATTTAATCAGAAAGAGTGTATTGCGTTTTATTTCGAAACACTTGTTGATCAAGATAAGCTACAACAAAACTTTTTTCTCCAGCTTTCTGAATTTACTAGCAAATTTAATGAAGCTAATTATCCTTTTAGAAATTTGTCAAATACAACAAGCCTAGATGAAGTAACACAAAAATTGCTTGCAGGATTTTCGGCTATCTATATCGATGGCGAACAACGTGTTTTTTTCATTGAAACAGCTGCTAATTTTGCAAGAAGTTCAAGTGAACCTGAGAACGAAAGAGTCATTAGAGGCTCGCATCAAGGCTTTGTAGAAAATTTAACAATTAATTTGAATCTGATTCGACATAGAATTGTTGATAAAAGTTTATATGTTGAATATATAACACTCGGTGATAGATCGAATACAAAGGTTGCCTTAACTTATATAAAAGGACTTGCTGATGAGAATATTGTAGAAACAGCGCTCACAAGATTAGAAAGCATTTCTACTGATATGGTGTTCAGCACAGAATTTTTAGAAGAGTTTATAGAAGATTCGACAGCTTCCCCATTTCCACAAATGTTAAATACGGAGCGCCCCGATCGAGTAGAAGCTAATCTGATGGAAGGTAAAATCGCGATATTGTCCGAAGGATCTCCTACAGCATTATTAATCCCTTCCACTTTCTTTGCGTTTTATCAATCTCCTGATGACTATAATAGCCGTGTTTATGTAGGTACTTTCATTCGTGTCATACGACTATTCAGCTTTGTCGTTGCCGTCACATTACCAGCTATCTATATTGCGGTGATCGGATTCCATTACGGAGTAATGCCGCAACAACTTGCTATTACTGTTAAAGGATCCATTGATAATATTCCTTATCCTCCATTGGTTGAAGCTTTTATTATGGAATTGACAATCGAGTTAATAAGAGAGGCTGGTATTCGGCTTCCTTCCGCAATCGGAACGACGATCAGTATTGTTGGAGGTCTTGTTATTGGCGATGCCATTGTGAAGGCCGGACTAGTTTCAAATACGATGATTGTCGTTGTTGCAATGACTGCTATTGCTTGCTATGTCGTTCCATCCAGTGAGATGAGTTCCGCTGTTCGATTGCTCAGATTCCCAATGATGCTTGCAGCATCCATATTAGGATTTGTTGGCATTGTATTTGGTTTGATGATTTTGTTAATCCATCTTTGTAAGCTAGAATCATTTGGTTCCCCATATTTCGCTCCTGTCGCGCCTTTTCGCTGGAATGGCTTAAAAGATGCCATTCTAAGAATGCCGATATTTTGGAACAAAAATAGACATATCAATCGTTACTCCAAAAAAATGAAGAAATAA
- a CDS encoding spore germination protein: MIKAENKISQFQLFFIILQSQIGIGVISLPYNVYRTSGSDAWISVFIAGLFIQCAIVIIWLLCSKYPELTVFELMVNIVGKPVAFFLKIGYIIFFFLSAILTAFQFGQKVNLWILPRTPIWVITVLLVVISVYCVKENLKVMARFFVVVSLLLVVLLSFTLFVLKDINILYLFPIGESGFFNMVKGSTKATFSYQGFELLLVVFPYCLGKSIGKLKVSLSANGFVTIFYTYLTFVTITYFGPSALKFIPEPILYLMKFRYFNIIDRVDLLFFSIWVVSVSTSFMMYLYLSSLGITHLFRKKDRTTFVYFSGAAMLIVVLLIPVNSKVIHILENFINYYGIVFIFIVPTLLLIVSVIRSKKEKEDTPV, translated from the coding sequence GTGATAAAAGCTGAAAATAAAATTTCTCAATTCCAACTTTTTTTTATCATCCTTCAATCTCAAATTGGCATTGGAGTCATATCCTTACCTTATAATGTGTATAGAACTTCAGGTAGTGATGCATGGATTTCAGTATTTATTGCAGGTCTGTTTATACAGTGTGCCATAGTTATTATATGGTTATTATGTAGTAAATACCCAGAACTTACCGTCTTTGAATTAATGGTTAATATTGTAGGAAAACCTGTAGCTTTTTTCTTGAAAATCGGATATATTATCTTCTTTTTTCTATCAGCAATATTAACTGCCTTTCAATTTGGCCAGAAGGTTAATTTATGGATACTTCCACGCACACCGATTTGGGTCATAACGGTTCTCCTTGTCGTAATTAGTGTATATTGCGTAAAAGAAAATTTGAAGGTAATGGCTCGCTTTTTTGTCGTGGTATCGCTATTGTTAGTAGTTCTACTCTCATTTACACTTTTTGTACTAAAGGATATTAACATTTTATATCTTTTCCCTATAGGAGAAAGCGGATTTTTCAATATGGTAAAAGGTTCGACGAAAGCTACATTCTCTTATCAAGGGTTTGAATTACTGTTAGTTGTATTCCCCTATTGCCTAGGAAAAAGTATCGGGAAATTGAAAGTTTCTCTTTCAGCTAATGGATTTGTTACTATCTTTTATACATACTTAACGTTTGTAACGATCACCTATTTTGGTCCCTCGGCACTAAAGTTTATACCTGAACCTATTCTATACCTTATGAAATTCAGATATTTCAATATTATTGATAGAGTAGACCTTCTGTTCTTTTCGATCTGGGTCGTATCTGTTTCCACTTCATTTATGATGTATCTATATTTGTCTTCGCTCGGTATCACTCATTTGTTCCGCAAAAAAGATCGTACGACCTTTGTATATTTCTCAGGAGCTGCAATGTTAATTGTTGTACTATTGATACCAGTTAATAGTAAGGTCATTCATATATTAGAAAATTTCATTAATTACTATGGAATTGTTTTCATCTTTATAGTACCTACTCTCCTTTTAATCGTGTCAGTAATTCGCAGTAAAAAAGAAAAGGAGGATACACCTGTATGA
- a CDS encoding Ger(x)C family spore germination protein — translation MNPSRKLLLVCFYIVLLTGCWDQNLLKDTKLVMTSGFDVTKEGKLLGTIVIPIFTSSEGGAKVAESQIVSGEGDTTMDIEKELDLKISGQFDASKMIVILFGEEYAKQDIRPGLDLFYRDSKRTLVSNAAVVKGRANDLLNIKLNEKGSISAYLDGLFEGAQTDSVIPRQTRPMYSDLYDPATDIILPFIESKGNEAQFIGLALFDDAKYTGQNLDTTESTMYMLLADMRNKYAEIKVKVHENEVPESNNYIYISVLKSDRKLTVRGQDPDNISAHIQLNLKIEIIEDPKNNLDSFKKIDDLEKVTTEKLTELANTVIQKLQEANSDSLAIGRRLIAYHHNTWEKINWTEKYPTIEFDTNVKVEIVKHGIFN, via the coding sequence ATGAATCCATCTCGGAAGCTCCTACTCGTATGCTTCTATATTGTTTTGTTAACTGGTTGTTGGGATCAAAATTTACTTAAAGATACAAAATTAGTTATGACCTCAGGATTTGATGTGACTAAGGAAGGAAAGTTACTAGGTACAATTGTCATTCCTATATTTACTTCAAGTGAAGGAGGGGCTAAGGTTGCAGAGAGTCAAATCGTATCAGGAGAAGGCGATACAACGATGGATATCGAGAAAGAACTTGATCTTAAAATCTCAGGGCAATTCGATGCCTCAAAAATGATCGTCATTTTATTTGGTGAAGAGTACGCGAAGCAAGATATTCGGCCAGGGCTTGATCTATTTTATCGAGATTCCAAACGTACCCTCGTTTCTAATGCTGCTGTTGTAAAGGGGCGTGCAAATGACCTTCTCAATATTAAACTTAATGAAAAGGGTAGTATTAGCGCATATCTTGATGGTCTATTTGAAGGTGCTCAAACGGATAGCGTCATACCGCGACAAACTAGACCTATGTACTCTGATCTTTACGATCCAGCAACTGACATTATATTACCCTTCATTGAATCCAAGGGAAATGAAGCACAATTCATTGGATTGGCTTTGTTCGATGATGCAAAATATACCGGGCAAAACTTAGATACTACTGAGTCCACAATGTATATGTTATTAGCTGATATGAGGAATAAATACGCAGAAATTAAAGTCAAAGTACATGAGAACGAAGTTCCAGAAAGTAATAACTATATTTATATTAGTGTATTAAAATCAGATCGCAAATTAACTGTTAGGGGACAAGATCCTGACAACATTTCTGCCCACATTCAGTTAAATTTAAAAATCGAAATAATCGAAGATCCAAAAAATAATTTAGACTCTTTCAAAAAAATTGATGACTTAGAGAAGGTAACTACTGAAAAGTTAACGGAGCTAGCAAATACAGTTATTCAGAAACTTCAAGAAGCAAATTCAGATAGTCTCGCAATCGGAAGGAGATTAATTGCATATCATCATAATACTTGGGAAAAAATTAATTGGACCGAAAAGTATCCGACCATCGAGTTTGATACAAACGTTAAGGTGGAAATCGTGAAACACGGGATTTTCAATTAA